One stretch of Psilocybe cubensis strain MGC-MH-2018 chromosome 6, whole genome shotgun sequence DNA includes these proteins:
- a CDS encoding mRNA degradation protein, mitochondrial (mRNA degradation protein pet127, mitochondrial), whose translation MTTRAAASWLVSPPRCIHASSIRSGEPSLTRSASYLHSLVESDNALKSSDASSPALTSKSSKLRPRHKLASSVSSDPGPSTFPNPSTKNLKRKPHVPAKPLSKPNLVVETLRHKLNQMVARDPPSTEATSKPPEQTPKFAANHESPSSSGEDYSPMSKFRYSTDSQVQKSQLITSEIDRPPPPHAPPTSFLSEGKSVEETGSVLKDVAPISEHNPIATLSHGLDRVLFNPGVHWLQDPRSHVYNFTPWLEKIPKVNDFAFERLTGFISSSRDKDLHIMATREQKKFAGSTSSLSGMLSHIYFLLTEYKEIDATILSQYFKHEPTTFTPGQRMPAMVKLNYEDGIYAIDSMSTEWDDPDRNILTWMGTLLENFVTKSPEEFNAFMRVESSPVENEAVPPPKKEAYRYAKSDKFVMRSQLDCVDSRLPGTGVFDIKTRACVSIRMDILNYEENAGYMIKKQHGVLESFEKEYYDLIRSAFLKYSFQVRIGNMDGVMVAYHNTERIFGFQYISLDEMDERLLGSVPGVGNKLFNHCIRLLEAILEEAVKCYPGQSLQCVVETPQPGKLLGIYIQPAEWSGEGEKPIKKLHVTVEHKLNGVPARPNAALGAIEAKWDINYKIERVDLSQELLWSDYNSMLKRKKRTLSLPSSVSLEDAEKYWENLSFNKANETVSKAFNADSFTLAQESVEKYRRLARAGRKEMERKEQLLAGLPKIVYGQGVYIPQISPFFPEPSRVKSEQVAVERQVSSTEQSFVPQESSTGNEKGESVETQPPVEQNTDLPVESSKDMSVARPAGSDIQNK comes from the exons ATGACCACCAGAGCTGCAGCTTCTTGGCTTGTATCTCCACCACGATGCATTCATGCCTCTAGTATACGTTCTGGTGAGCCATCGCTCACCAGGTCTGCCTCGTATTTGCATTCCCTCGTTGAATCCGACAACGCTCTCAAATCCTCCGACGCGTCTTCCCCTGCATTGACATCCAAATCGTCCAAACTACGGCCTCGTCACAAATTGGCATCATCGGTTTCATCAGATCCAGGCCCTTCCACTTTTCCGAACCCCTCGACCAAAAATCTCAAGCGGAAACCTCATGTACCAGCAAAACCACTCTCGAAGCCAAATTTGGTGGTAGAGACTCTCCGGCACAAGCTCAATCAAATGGTCGCAAGAGACCCACCCTCCACAGAAGCAACTTCGAAGCCTCCAGAGCAGACTCCGAAGTTTGCTGCAAACCATGAATCCCCGTCGTCGTCCGGTGAAGATTATTCACCCATGTCAAAATTTCGCTACTCCACGGACTCTCAGGTGCAAAAGTCACAGC TAATAACATCTGAAATAGaccgtcctcctcctcctcatgcTCCGCCCACATCATTTTTGTCCGAGGGCAAAAGTGTGGAAGAAACTGGGTCTGTATTGAAAG ATGTTGCTCCCATTTCAGAGCACAATCCTATTGCTACGCTATCGCATGGATTGGATCGCGTTCTTTTCAA TCCAGGTGTCCATTGGCTGCAAGATCCACGATCACACGTCTATAACTTCACACCGTGGCTAGAAAAGATCCCCAAAGTCAATGACTTTGCTTTTGAAAGGCTTACAGGTTTTATTAGTAGTTCTCGGGACAAG GATTTACACATAATGGCTACCcgagaacaaaaaaaatttgctGGGTCAACCTCTTCGTTGTCTGGGATGCTCAGTCATATCTATTTTCTATTAACGGAATATAAAGAAATCGACGCCACTATTTTAAGCCAGTATTTTAAACACGAA CCTACAACTTTTACTCCAGGCCAGCGCATGCCTGCCATGGTCAAGCTGAACTACGAAGATGGAATTTATGCCATTGACTCTATGTCAACTGAATGGGACGATCCAGACAGAAATATCTTGACTTGGATG GGTACGCTTCTGGAAAATTTTGTGACCAAATCTCCAGAAGAATTCAATGCCTTCATGAGAGTGGAGTCATCTCCTGTCGAAAATGAAGCAGTTCCGCCTCCGAAGAAAGAAGCATATCGGTACGCTAAG TCCGATAAATTTGTCATGCGTTCACAATTGGATTGCGTTGATTCTCGATTACCCGGGACAGGCgtttttgatatcaaaacgCGTGCTTGTGTCTCAATCCGTATGGATATTTTGAACTACGAA GAGAACGCAGGTTACATGATCAAAAAACAACATGGTGTACTTGAAAGTTTTGAGAAGGAATACTATGATTTAATTCGCTCCGCGTTTTTGAAGTATAG TTTCCAAGTCAGGATTGGCAACATGGACGGTGTCATGGTCGCGTACCACAATACGGAGCGAATTTTTGGCTTCCAGTATATTTCGCTGGACGAAATGGACGAGCGGCTACTTGGATCAGTGCCGGGAGTTGGGAACAAGCTTTTCAACCATTGCATAAGATTGCTCGAAGCAATTCTTGAAGAGGCGGTAAAGTGTTATCCTGGACAG TCGCTGCAATGTGTAGTTGAAACGCCCCAACCCGGTAAATTGCTTGGAATCTACATCCAACCTGCTGAATGGAGTGGCGAGGGTGAGAAACCTATAAAGAAACTCCATGTTACCGTTGAACATAAGCTCAATGGTGTACCGGCTCGACCGAACGCGGCGTTGGGAGCAATCGAGGCGAAAT GGGACATTAATTACAAAATCGAACGCGTCGACCTTTCACAGGAACTGCTTTGGTCAGACTACAATTCGATGCTCAAGCGCAAGAAACGGACACTCTCGCTTCCTTCATCGGTGTCTCTTGAAGACGCAGAGAAGTACTGGGAGAATCTCAGCTTTAATAAGGCCAACGAAACGGTCTCGAAGGCCTTCAATGCTGACTCATTTACGTTGGCACAGGAATCCGTCGAAAAATACCGCAGGCTTGCAAGAGCTGGCaggaaggagatggagagaaaagagCAGCTTTTGGCTGGATTGCCGAAAATTGTGTATGGCCAAGGCGTTTACATTCCACAGATCAGTCCGTTCTTCCCAGAACCATCTCGTGTGAAGTCTGAGCAGGTAGCTGTCGAACGTCAAGTATCGTCCACGGAACAGTCTTTTGTACCACAGGAATCATCGACGGGAAATGAGAAAGGAGAATCTGTGGAAACTCAGCCACCTGTCGAACAGAATACGGATCTACCTGTAGAATCATCAAAAGACATGTCTGTGGCACGGCCAGCAGGCAG
- a CDS encoding ADP-ribosylation factor-like protein 8A has protein sequence MPGFFASIFQWISGLFFSKQAEIAVVGLQASGKTSFVNVITSGQWSEDVVPTVAFNFRKIRKGNVTMKIWDVAGQPKFRSMWERYCNGVDAIVFVVDSVDVRPIHYSIRFIVI, from the exons ATGCCAGGTTTCTTCGCCTCAATATTCCAATGGATTAGCGG CCTCTTTTTTTCGAAACAGGCCGAAATCGCTGTGGTGGGCCTACAG GCCTCCGGAAAGACATCATTCGTCAACGTCATTACCTCGGGACAA TGGAGTGAAGATGTCGTTCCAACAGTTGCATTCAACTTTCGGAAAATCAGAAAAGGAaacgtaactatgaaaaTATGGGATGTAGCAG GCCAGCCCAAATTTCGGTCAATGTGGGAGCGGTATTGCAATGGTGTGGATGCTATAGT GTTTGTTGTAGATTCCGTTGATGTTAGGCCAATTCATTATTCTATTCGATTTATTGTGATCTGA
- a CDS encoding 26S proteasome regulatory subunit RPN13, with translation MSLANAEVLLAFKAGRAFRREGTNFVDPSSTKGAIYITNGEDGLQHFIWKNRVTGDIEEDLILFPFDASFVKVSQSSGRVYVLKFSSSNQRHFFWMQDASFARDTEFANNVNGLLQDPEYELRWGTSNAPQASTSSAPAQPAASSSTSATSSNTNFQATPEQLAAITQMLSSMSGRSGEATQAPELSLTDILTPANLGPLFTGHPELIPALFPHLPPDLPMPPSAEVLQRIIQASVANFDQALRTGLLGNLVTTLGLPEEAGTGVGPFLRAIQEQADREASDSMDTD, from the exons ATGTCTCTCGCAAACGCAGAAGTTCTACTGGCCTTTAAAGCTGGAAGAGCTTTTAGAAGGGAAGGAACCAATTTTGTTGATCCCAGCTCAACCAAAGGTGCCATCTACATCACCAATGGAGAAGATGGCCTGCAACACTTCATCTGGAAGAACCGTGTTACGGGCGACATAGAAGAG GATCTCATTTTGTTCCCCTTCGATGCTTCCTTCGTCAAGGTTTCTCAATCCAGTGGCAGAGTATACGTTCTAAAGTTCTCATCTTCAAATCAGAGGCACTTC TTCTGGATGCAG GATGCTTCATTCGCTCGCGATACAGAATTTGCAAACAACGTAAATGGCTTGCTGCAAGATCCAGAGTATGAGTTGAGGTGGGGCACCTCTAATGCACCTCAAGCATCTACATCGTCTGCACCTGCTCAACCTGCTGCATCATC CTCGACTTCTGCTACTTCTTCCAATACAAATTTCCAGGCTACTCCAGAACAACTCGCAGCTATTACACAGATGCTGTCTTCGATGTCAGGACGATCTGGAGAAGCAACCCAAGCCCCTG AATTATCTCTCACAGATATTCTTACACCAGCAAATCTGGGACCTTTGTTTACCGGCCACCCCGAACTAATTCCAGCACTCTTCCCTCACCTTCCTCCAGACCTACCGATGCCTCCATCCGCGGAAGTTCTGCAACGAATTATACA AGCCTCGGTCGCAAATTTTGATCAGGCGTTGAGGACAGGCTTATTAGGAAATCTTGTAACGACGTTGGGCTTGCCGGAAGAGGCGGGGACCGGAGTTGGCCCATTCCTAAGGGCAATTCAAGAACAAGCAGATAGAGAGGCAAGCGATAGCATGGACACGGATTAA
- a CDS encoding E3 SUMO-protein ligase NSE2 — protein sequence MPVATSSRRKPTSRRLNSEDIEDVRNTQASRKTDDVSDAEDRPRTGKKVSVKREKDLRRRSNGKQRADPEAEDENDEDEDDRIDVENFPDQPLRRDDLQKLQGLSKEWITMRDRVSKRSELYEEVAAAMVGAGEKDVASSKELQKLDNGVKEFMDVVAEMNCYAQSLDALYQKAMSGTEIRNALSQYKAGVEERKDEYASKTTRQKYLNKVTPTMYSDFHLAIWNANNPDNPMPPLTEMIPKEDGDDSGSDDDVEMGGVTQNYNCPITLTLLENPCTSRICGHSFSASSIKDHFRSGPSTKKCPAAGCNQTFKLDDCQPNKKLAKAVETYKRLKKVNERVDDAEEVVD from the exons ATGCCCGTTGCCACTTCTTCGCGTCGTAAGCCCACTTCACGCAGGCTAAACTCTGAAGATATTGAAGACGTCCGAAATACTCAAGCTTCCCGGAAAACTGATGACGTTAGCGACGCTGAAGATCGTCCAAGAACCGGAAAGAAAGTTTCAGTCAAAAGGGAAAAAGATCTCCGGCGACGATCCAATGGAAAACAAAGAGCAGACCCTGAAGCTGAGGATGAgaatgatgaggatgaggacgaccGTATAGACGTGGAGAATTTCCCAGACCAGCCATTGCGTAGAGACGATTTACAAAAGCTTCAAGGTCTTTCAAAGGAATGGATAACCATGAGAGATAGAGTAAGTAAAAGAAGTGAATTATACGAAGAAGTAGCAGCGGCTATGGTGGGTGCAGGAGAGAAAGATGTAGCTTCATCAAAG GAGTTGCAAAAGTTGGACAACGGTGTGAAAGAATTTATGGATGTAGTGGCTGAAATGAACTGCTATGCCCAATCTTTGGATGCCCTATATCAAAAAGCCATGTCAGGGACAGAAATC AGAAATGCTCTTAGTCAGTACAAAGCTGGTGTTGAGGAACGTAAGGATGAGTATGCCAGCAAAACAACGCGACAAAAATACTTGAATAAAGTTACACCAACTATGTATTCCGACTTCCACTTAGCAATCTGG AATGCAAATAATCCCGACAACCCCATGCCCCCACTAACAGAAATGATACCCAAAG AGGATGGTGATGATTCAGGTTCCGATGACGACGTTGAAATGGGCGGAGTCACTCAAAACTACAACTGTCCTATAACATTGACTCTACTAGAAAACCCTTGCACCTC ACGCATATGTGGTCATAGCTTCTCTGCATCCTCTATAAAAGACCATTTCAGATCTGGCCCTTCAACAAAGAAATGTCCGGCAGCGGGATGTAATCAAACGTTCAAATTAGATGACTGTCAACCTAACAAAAAGCTCGCCAAGGCAGTAGAGACCTACAAACGACTGAAAAAAGTGAATGAACGAGTTGATGACGCGGAAGAAGTTGTCGACTGA
- a CDS encoding 30S ribosomal protein S12, translated as MFAGLRAFARTTERWAPSLARITLQSTLAPSLLNFRSFHATSTTLRTINQSMRAKRVPKKQEKSKSPLLEVSPQRKGVVTRLIIATPKKPNSAKRKVARIKLTTGKSCMAYIQGEGHNLQEHSVVLVRGGRTKDLPGVGYKLVRGALDFAGVVNRATSRSRYGVKKPKRK; from the exons ATGTTCGCTGGACTCAGGGCGTTCGCCCGAACCACGGAGCGATGGGCACCTTCATTGGCAAGAATTACCCTTCAGTCTACGTTGGCACCTTCCCTTCTGAACTTCCGGTCATTCCATGCAACTTCAACAACTCTGCGGACCATCAATCAATCCATGCGTGCAAAGAGGGTCCCAAAGAAGCAagaaaagtcaaagtcacCGTTACTTGAAGTTTCCCCGCAGCGTAAAGGAGTCGTAACTCGCCTCATTATTGCCACACCTAAAAAGCCCAACTCCGCTAAACGAAAAGTCGCCCGTATCAAACTCACAACTGGAAAATCTTGCATGGCATACATCCAAGGAGAAGGTCACAATTTGCAAGAGCATAGTGTTGTTTTAGTGAGAGGAGGACGTACAAAGGATCTTCCCGGAGTGGG ATACAAACTTGTCCGTGGAGCACTTGACTTTGCTGGAGTTGTCAATCGTGCAACCTCACGCAGTAGATATGG TGTGAAGAAACCCAAACGGAAGTAG
- a CDS encoding Meiotically up-regulated gene 56 protein, giving the protein MASTSAQGEQSISSLPGPSVGVGPVGSTPNDFHRRIFIGPMPEKVIAHTEGQGKKAKLTVGSVLSFSFDNQNEHTKADKTEEVTQILKENAFRFFVHHGGNPDEWDDEEEQNLIEHMSKLWKESDWGQIWSRRHHRRKHDPQGANSRWFGKSFEVGSLLGMNVMHDADHIVNKSLKTGSERVSSKRSHSHVDPDGHSTSAARSTTSGMETFSTPRSSFMALPESDGVQPKESGSPVLNEATEAGSSTSSRTGLLLKTRAETTNSGTPQRTIEIIPQSEVQQSSLVDPKGKARMVHYNEDTDGLTPTPTPASGPVPPETVLQRTKDTVDPNTSLAATLAREPTSGSSEDLIWGDVVLRDRMLVRVSYTKDEGITTFDDAINRTTRNLHYEDWGEFLVAWRRDSIEIYRDHATPGKEWLTGHKHLSYVISLKSSRTRLSLYSFADMTFCITCAPTTTRLNTNTSRWIFTREKEGTNIFVFKLKSRSRAYDWTWQLWRHMGGQVPQTIDIHNPRLNTKVTIDVPESIGLDSAALYTMFKRENVIALCMSLLRTVPDWQYLVAGHIKKGKSLELAWRQNANLDWVWLENDVTGMPRGWSVLCGLPFAKASRPPVLEIRLADHAPTHIHLSNGRRIDEPPAIEGYLDRIRPNTQTKQQTYISVHHGNLFILNTNSAFPPMPPGLTPISDVYPDSHTLRHAEIRRGTNQIINAAGVCDLRTIIAVKRASHPTSAHMHTEKEQSYDESWFKAWELPESRTTEDEEDEGGDGGLSKISDRTQLKVRRSFELLLNTGHIIRFEAYSCSVSIEWVERLRALVFYWKNRHRLDAKQEIELAHARRPRLTPQTRVCQDDHDIPPEAPEGPSSPYAAIDNLFNWCVLEGCRPIIKAGRLYMKKGLHGQYKLIQLFVVAGHLVRFRIGSQSSMYPALPKKINLLDAYVCSGYFAAQALPAGQYMPNAASAPRRYQDGLETDDREEDMLFMIWYRSHTQMANADQDPTTTPQNTKSVASLSAKNKMLVFKTRSLHERDSWCWALNSEIEKIVRAQKEREDKLRATGNLVKLAC; this is encoded by the exons ATGGCTTCTACCTCAGCCCAAGGGGAGCAGTCCATCTCGTCTCTACCTGGACCTTCTGTCGGAGTCGGACCAGTTGGCTCGACTCCTAATGATTTTCATCGTCGAATCTTCATTGGACCAATGCCTGAGAAGGTCATCGCCCACACTGAAGGACAAGGCAAGAAAGCAAAACTCACCGTAGGGAGTGTattgtcattttctttcgATAACCAGAACGAACATACCAAAGCCGACAAGACCGAGGAAGTCACGCAGATCCTGAAAGAGAACGCATTCAGATTCTTTGTTCACCATGGCGGAAACCCTGATGAAtgggacgacgaagaagagcaaAATCTGATTGAACATATGTCCAAGCtatggaaagaaagtgaCTGGGGCCAGATTTGGAGTCGCCGTCACCATCGACGAAAGCATGATCCACAGGGTGCAAACAGCCGTTGGTTCGGAAAGAGTTTTGAGGTCGGTAGCCTTCTTGGAATGAACGTCATGCATGACGCGGACCACATCGTAAATAAAAGCTTGAAAACTGGAAGCGAAAGGGTCTCTTCCAAACGTTCTCATAGTCATGTTGATCCTGATGGACACAGCACATCCGCTGCAAGAAGCACGACCAGTGGGATGGAAACATTTTCCACACCTCGCTCCAGCTTCATGGCGCTACCCGAGTCGGATGGGGTACAACCCAAAGAATCAGGGTCTCCTGTACTCAACGAAGCCACTGAAGCCGGATCGTCTACTTCATCTAGGACTGGCTTACTTCTGAAAACACGAGCGGAGACTACCAACAGTGGCACCCCACAAAGAACCATAGAAATAATTCCACAAAGTGAAGTACAGCAATCATCCCTTGTTGATCCTAAAGGGAAGGCTAGGATGGTTCACTACAATGAAGATACAGACGGTttaactccaactccaactcctGCTTCAGGACCAGTGCCACCGGAAACGGTCCTGCAAAGAACCAAAGATACTGTGGATCCCAATACTAGTCTTGCTGCAACATTAGCTCGTGAACCGACTTCAGGTTCATCGGAGGATCTAATATGGGGAGATGTTGTCCTTCGTG ACAGGATGCTCGTCAGAGTGAGCTATACCAAGGACGAGGGAATAACCACCTTTGATGACGCTATAAATCGaacaacaagaaacctacATTACGAAGACTGGGGCGAATTTTTGGTTGCCTGGCGGAGGGATAGCATTGAAATTTATCGAGATCAT GCTACCCCAGGCAAGGAATGGTTAACTGGTCACAAACATCTTTCATACGTTATATCCCTGAAATCATCTAGAACTCGCCTTTCACTGTATTCTTTTGCGGACATGACGTTTTGCATAACATGTGCTCCCACAACTACACGGCTAAATACGAATACATCACGGTGGATTTTCACTCGAGAGAAAGAAGGGACCAATATATttgtcttcaagttgaagagCAGGTCCAGAGCTTACGACTGGACTTGGCAACTATG GAGACATATGGGCGGCCAAGTGCCTCAAACAATCGACATCCACAATCCTAGGCTGAACACGAAGGTCACTATTGATGTACCTGAGAGTATTGGCTTAGACAGCGCTGCTCTATACACTATGTTCAAGCGAGAGAATGTCATCGCGCTATGCATGAGTTTGCTTCGTACTGTTCCCGATTGGCAATATTTGGTTGCAGGACATATCAAGAAGGGAAAGTCTTTGGAGCTTGCATGGCGTCAAAATGCCAACCTGGACTGGGTATGGCTGGAAAATGACGTTACCGGAATGCCGAGAGGCTGGTCTGTTTTGTGCGGTTTGCCATTCGCAAAG GCCTCGAGGCCTCCTGTCTTAGAAATTCGTTTGGCAGACCACGCCCCTACCCACATACATTTGAGCAATGGGAGGCGAATCGATGAACCCCCTGCCATAGAAGGGTATCTGGATCGCATCAGACCGAATACGCAGACGAAGCAGCAGACATACATTTCTGTCCACCACGGAAATCTCTTCATTTTGAACACAAATTCGGCATTCCCACCGATGCCGCCAGGCCTTACACCCATTTCAGATGTGTACCCAGATTCTCATACTCTTCGACACGCGGAGATTCGTCGTGGAACCAATCAAATCATAAACGCGGCGGGGGTGTGCGACTTGAGGACTATAATTGCCGTCAAAAGAGCTTCACACCCAACATCTGCGCACATGCATACTGAAAAAGAGCAAAGTTACGATGAGTCTTGGTTCAAGGCATGGGAACTCCCAGAAAGTAGGACGacagaggatgaggaggatgaagggGGAGACGGCGGCCTAAGTAAAATCAGTGATCGCACGCAGCTTAAGGTCAGGCGGTCATTTGAGTTGCTCCTCAATACAGGGCACATTATCCGCTTCGAG GCTTATTCATGTTCAGTATCGATTGAGTGGGTCGAACGTTTGCGGGCATTGGTTTTCTACTGGAAAAATCGACATCGACTTGATGCTAAACAAGAGATAGAATTGGCTCACGCTCGACGCCCTAGGTTAACACCCCAGACACGAGTATGTCAAGATGATCATGATATTCCACCCGAGGCTCCAGAAGGTCCATCAAGTCCATACGCAGCGATCGACAACCTGTTTAATTGGTGCGTCCTGGAAGGTTGTCGACCAATCATAAAAGCCGGACGTCTGTATATGAAAAAAGGCCTCCACGGGCAGTACAA GCTCATCCAGTTATTCGTGGTTGCAGGTCATCTCGTTCGTTTTCGTATAGGATCGCAATCTTCAATGTACCCTGCATTGCCAAAGAAAATTAATTTGCTCGACGCCTATGTCTGTTCCGGATACTTTGCGGCGCAGGCTTTGCCAGCAGGACAATACATGCCGAACGCCGCATCCGCTCCTAGGCGATACCAGGACGGATTAGAAACAGATGACCGGGAAGAAGATATGTTGTTCATGATTTGGTATCGTTCCCACACGCAAATGGCCAATGCTGACCAGGATCCGACAACGACTCCCCAGAACACGAAATCCGTCGCCAGTCTTTCtgcaaaaaataaaatgttAGTTTTCAAGACGCGGAGTTTGCACGAACGAGACAGCTGGTGTTGGGCGCTGAATTCGGAGATAGAGAAGATAGTTCGAGCGCAAAAAGAACGAGAAGATAAATTGAGGGCAACGGGCAATCTGGTTAAGTTAGCATGCTGA
- a CDS encoding Alternative oxidase, mitochondrial: MIRTTLIKSTASPALRLGLSSSPLRSRSVLALTLGSHTHVSRQLSTSSMRPNESILTTKQSHNESTEGHNLKHEVREVPLKEGTGSRLTQHDAVSTVPVMVRGDWVLFHPVYSPEELKAVEVLHRNPKTLGDKFAAGLVKLSRRIFDFVSGYKHNTNPPAPGMTLEELRKAGYMLSEKQWLERILFLESIAGVPGMVAATLRHLTSLRLMRRDSGWIHTCLEEAENERMHLMTFMTLRQPSIFFRLMILGAQGVFYNLFFLSYLISPKICHRFVGYLEEEAVVTYTRCIADLEAGKIPEWTNLPAPEISIDYWRLHPDAKLLDVLYAVRSDETTHRFVNHSLANLNPATDVNPFALREPDMHVKGAKIEQVILIWP, from the exons ATGATCAGGACGACCTTGATCAAGTCTACCGCATCACCCGCGCTTAGGCTCGGACTCTCTTCTTCACCACTACGAAGTAGAAGCGTGCTGGCTCTTACTCTGGGGAGCCACACCCATGTTTCTAGGCAGCTCTCGACCTCATCTATGCGGCCCAACGAGTCGATCTTGACTACAAAACAGAGCCACAATGAGTCTACTGAGGGACACAACTTGAAAC ATGAAGTTCGTGAAGTCCCGCTGAAAGAAGGTACTGGTTCTCGGTTGACCCAACATGATGCAGTCAGCACTGTGCCCGTCATGGTTCGTGGTGATTGGGTACTATTCCATCCTGTTTATTCCCCCGAAGAATTGAAAGCTGTTGAG GTTCTCCACCGGAACCCTAAAACCTTAGGGGACAAGTTCGCTGCTGGTCTTGTGAAGCTTTCGCGAAGGATATTCGACTTCGTTTCGGGGTACAAACACAACACAAATCCCCCTGCCCCGGGTATGACACTTGAAGAACTTCGAAAAGCTGGTTATATGCTTTCTGAGAAACAATGGCTGGAG CGTATCCTATTCTTGGAAAGCATTGCAGGTGTACCGGGAATGGTGGCCGCTACTCTTCGTCATCTGACAAGTCTTCGTTTGATG CGCCGGGATAGTGGATG GATTCACACTTGTTTGGAGGAGGCTGAAAACGAGAGAATGCATTTGAT GACGTTCATGACCCTACGACAgccttcaatcttctttaGATTGATGATCTTGGGTGCCCAAGGGGTCTTTTACAATCTTTTCT TTTTGTCCTATTTGATTTCACCAAAAATATGCCATCGATTCGTCGGTTATCTAGAAGAGGAAGCCGTTGTTACATA CACACGGTGTATTGCCGACCTCGAAGCTGGAAAGATACCCGAGTG GACCAATCTGCCGGCTCCTGAAATCTCCATCGACTACTGGCGACTCCATCCCGATGCGAAGCTCTTGGACGTGCTTTATGCTGTCAGGTCTGATGAAACAACGCATCGCTTTGTAAACCACAGTCTTGCGAACTTGAACCCCGCCACCGATGTTAACCCATTTGCTCTTCGGGAACCTGATATGCATGTCAAAGGCGCAAAAATAGAGCAAGTAATTTTGATCTGGCCTTAA